atatatattttttttctgattttttttttaagatttggcTGCAAaagtttatttttctaaaactagCGGACAATTTGTATTTATGaagatttattatttaattatatatattttatattttttaaatgaaatttgGAAATTTAAATGAGATTATTCCAAGTGTGATTTAAGCCTTAATGTTTCTATAAAAACGTTCCACTGaatatttaattttcttttgtaCAATTAAGttggttgaaaaaaaaatagataaatggaTATGACActtaaatgtaaagattgtcgaTGAATTTTGGCAAATTCAACAACTCTGTAAAAAGTACAGAAAGGATGacaaagaaaaaaagagaaaaaatgaaAACAAGAGAGTTTACTATTGAATAATGTGTCACCATGTAGCATAAGCTCAAGTTCTTCATTATAAGTTCTTCTGTACTAACCTTTTTCATATTGTAACATTTCTTGTGACATTGGAAGTGATCTTATTTTAACCTTTTGTGTAACAAATTCAAGATCTGGGCATATAAATTTAGGAACTCATGGGCAATAAATAATAGCCAACTTTCCTTTGTAATTGTTTGCAAATTTTCTTTGTAAGATTTTGGACTCTGAAATGGAAAATGAATGACTGAGTTGGTTAATGAATTCAATTTATTTGTGTATGGTTtgctatattataatatgattggaTTAGTTGTGTTTTTGATAAgttttttttcatattcttttTGACATTTAAGTTGATGATTAGTAGTAATAATCTTTGCAGTTTTACAATGATCTCTTAAAGTTGGTTACTTTGACATTTGGGTATTAAATATCTTTAAGTTGGAGGTGGTGTAATTAGTCATATACATTTGGGGGAGATGAACTAGTAGCTTGTAATCAATCAAACATAATTTCGGTAGAGATATCATTTTTTTTCCCACAAAATCATACAATGTTTTCTGGTCATTATTTTGTGCATTGTCAATTTGGAAGAAGTTTTTTGTGTACATGTTTTTTTCAAGCCTTTTTTCCTTGTTCTGACTGTTATATGAAATTGAACTTTGTCTGAAATGTAAGGTGGTGGGAGGAATTTCAGCCATAGCATAAACATCATATGGCATTACAAGAATAAGAATAAAATGGAAGTGATTTCTTGTTCCGAAGTTCAGTATCATGGAGAATCTGATTGCCCTCAACAGAGTTTGGGTAAAGATCTTAGTAATGGTAAAGATTCTAATCTTGAAGAACATGGACAAAAGGTATATTTGACAGAAAGTAGAGTGGATGATGTATTGCAATGTGTGGAGAGGCCTCAAACAGAAATGCAGGTTTTAGTTCCTGCAACGGTTGATGAAACACAAGCTTCAGTAGGCAACTGCAATGGAGCTTCTCATGGTTACGATGATGGTGATAATGAAGACAACGATGATGATGAAAGCAATGCAAATGGGCAGAATTACTGTGAAGACACTTGCCTAGTGGCTGAGAACTGTCATCTTATTGTGGATGCTATCGAAAATGAATTGCCAAACAATATTAGAGAAGGAGAGTCATCTTTTATAGAGCCCATGTTGCTAAAAGAGGATGAATCTGTGGCCCTGTGGGTCAAGGTATTGTTTATCTTTAAcactttatttaaatatatacattttaatttttgtgtttttttttagcaaattttaaattttgttttgtttcctcaataaacaaataaaatatttacatgGACGTGCATATGATATTGATTTTCTAGTTTTAGTCTACCAAGATACTAGTTTTCAATACTAGTCTTCAATACTAGTCTGTTcttgtaattatttattttgttatttagaGCATTAAATTCTATACATGTTTGAAGAAATTACAATTATAGAAACTATGATGTTTGAAGAATCTTTGCATTAGACAAAAGTTTGAATATGATAAGGTTCgctaattttatttttcttttttacttcACTATTTCTCCAAGTATAGTGGAGAGGGAAGTGGCAGGCAGGAATCAGATGTGCGAGGGCTGACTGGCCCTTGTCGACGTTGAGAGCAAAACCTACTCATGATAGGAAGAAGTATTTTGTCATATTTTTTCCGCACACTAGGAATTATTCTTGGGCAGACATGCTACTTGTTCGTTCAATTATTGAGTATCCTCAGCCTATTGcatataaaacacataaaattGGACTGAAAATGGTAAAAGACTTGACTGTGGCCCGGCGTTTTATCATGCAAAAGCTAGCTGTTGGCATGCTTAATATTGTTGACCAATTTCATACTGAGGTATGCTATCATTCTTATTTTTTGTGAACTGTCTTTTTTGTTTTGGTAATCTCTTATTACTGGACTTTTGGTTGAATGTTCATGCTTAGGCCTTGATAGAAGCTGCCCGTGATGTGGTTGTCTGGAGGGAATTTGCTATGGAGGCTTCTCACTGTAATGGTTATTCTGATCTTGGAAGGATGCTTCTGAAGCTGCAGAATGTAAAGTCGCAGACTTGGTGATAGTTCTAGAACTAGGGATACAAAAATTGAATGTGCATGATTCGTGCTCTCATGAATGCAGTTCAATAAAACTTTACAATTGATTTTTCTTACAAATATCCATTTGGttgtatatgtatatttttagCTTATGTTTGGTAAGGAAATCAGGTTTATAGGTATTTCTTACTATTGTGATGATTTTTTTCTGACATGTCTCTTAGAGTTATGCATTTTGCTCTTTTCCCTATTTGAAAATCTGATTTTCTATCTGTCTACCACCTCTTCTTGACATTTCCTTTGGAATTCACGCTTCATGTTTAGTGTGGAACTCTGAGTGCAAACTGAGTCTAGTTTTTGTAATTTATGGATTCTAACACTAAAAGTAACTTTTCCTGTATTAAAAGTCGTTTGCTCTAAATATTCATATTCTCTTAAAcccttatttacttgtatttcttttcTTCCTTGATGAGTCAGTTTTTtgcttcttttctttattttttttcctctttcctttttctttttgggTTAGAagctaaataaatataatattttcctCCTTTGCAGATGATATTAAAGTGCTACATAAATTCTGATTGGCTGCAGAATTCATTCAACACATGGGAGCAGAGATGTCAGAATGCACATAGTGCTGAATCTATTGAAATGCTGAAGGAGGTATATTATAATTTTTCACATAGATGGAGTTCGTTTGTTTTGGGCAATACACGGGAAAACTGTAAATTTATATGCCATGGCCTTGAACATCACATAACCCGGTAGTTATATTCATAATGTCAGCATTTTGTTACAGTAAGATTTACTGCAAATTGATGATGAAAGGGATTGATGCACTCCCATCTAGTATTGGCAATTACTGTTATTTCTTCATTGGATATGGAATGAAAAATTCTAAATGAACTGTTGCAATCGTACGAGTTCTATTTGAATAGACCTGTATTGTTTTGAAACATTTTAACATACTACAATGCTTGGCTCAAGCTTTTGGCTATTTTTTTCCCCTTCTCTGGTTTAGGAGTTGTTTGATTCAATCCAGTGGAATGAAGTCCACTCTCTAAGGGATGCATTGGTCCAGCCTACGTTGGGATCTGAGTGGAAAACTTGGAAGCAAGAAGTCATGAAGTGGTTTTCAACATCTCATCCCTTAACCAGTGGTGGAGATCAGCAACAAGAAAGTAGTGATGGTCCCTTGACCCCAAGTCTCCAAGTTAGCAGGAAGAGGCCCAAGCTTGAAGTTCGTCGTGCTGAGACACATGCTTTCCAGGTAGAAAGTAGGGAGTCTAATCAATCTGGAAACCTTGAAATTGATTCTGACTTTTTTGACCACAGAGACATCATAAACGGTGCTACATTAGCATCAGAGCCTCGTAAAGAGGAAGATTTGACTGAGGTAGCTGTATCAACAGACTCACCTGGTACTGCTGCTAATAAATGGAATGAAGGTATCGTTGAAAAGGAAAATGGTGTGGGCAGACAAACCAATGATGTTGAGATGACACCTGTTGATCAAGTGACTCCTTCAAAGTCGGCAGAATTTGGGAGTAAGAATCGGCAGTGCATAGCTTATATTGAATCTAAGGGAAGGCAATGTGTGAGGTGGGCTAATGATGGTGATGTTTACTGTTGTGTGCATCTGTCTTCTCGCTTCATGGGAAACTCTGGAAGGGCAGAAATGACTCTTTCTAGTGATACACCAATGTGTGAAGGAACAACTGTTCTTGGAACTAGATGTAAGCATCGGTCTTTACCTGGGACCTCATTTTGTAAGAAACATGGGCCTAAGAGTGATATGAAAGTTTCTAATTTTTCGGAGAATGAACTTAAGAGAAAGTATGAAGAGAACAACCCTAGTCTAGAATCCACTCGCTGTCACGATATAGTGTTGGTAGGAGATGTTGAAAGTTCACTTCAAGTGGATCCTGTCCCAGTTATGGGTAGTGAGGGCTTCCATGGAAGAAACAACACAATTGAGAATGCTGAGCATCTTGTTAAAGATTATGATAACCCAGACATGTTGCATTGTATAGGTGCCTGCTTGCCCAATAACATTATACCTTGTGTGGAAAGTCAAAAGCGTCACTTATCATACTGTGAGAAGCACCTTCCAAGCTGGCTTAAACGAGCAAGGAATGGTAAAAGTAGGATTATATCAAAAGAAGTTTTCATTGATCTTTTGAAGGATTGCCATGCACAAGAGCAAAAAGTTCATTTACATCAGGCTTGCGAGATTTTCTATAGGCTTTTTAAAAGTATATTATCCTTGAGAAATCCAGTACCTAAGGAAGTTCAGTTTCAGTGGGCCTTATCTGAAGCTTTTAAAGAAAATAGTGTTGGGGGGCTCTTTATGAAATTGGTTAGCACTGAAAAAGAGAGACTCGGAAGAATTTGGGGCTTCACTGCTGATGAAGATGCACAAGCAACCTCCTCTGTCAGGGAAGAGTCAGCTCCATTGCCACGGGTGACTGATGGTAACCATGATGATGAAGAAGCCATTAAGTGCAAAATTTGCTTAGAGGAGTTTTTGGATGACCAAGCACTTGGAAACCACTTGATGGACAACCATAAAAAGGAAGCACAATGGCTGTTCAGAGGTTATGCTTGTGCTATCTGTTTTGATTCTTTTACTAATAAGAAAGTTGTAGAAACTCATGTACAGGAGAGGCACCATGTACAATTTGTTGAACAGTGCATGCTTCTGCAGTGTATTCCTTGCGGTAGCCATTTTGGGAACACTGAGGAACTATGGTCACATGTGATCTCAGCTCACCCTGTAGATTTCAGGCTTTCAAAAGCAGCTCAACAGACCCTGCCAACTGTTGATGAGTCTCCACAGAAGCTTGAGCTGTGTAGTTTGGCCTCTGTAGAGAATAATTCCGAGAAATTTAGTGATTCCCGAAGGTTTATTTGCAGGTTTTGTGGCTTGAAGTTTGATTTACTTCCTGATCTCGGCCGCCACCATCAAGCTGCTCATATGGGACCAAGTTTAGTCAGCTCCCGACCTGCGAAAAGGGGTGTACGATATTATGCTTACAGAATGAAGTCTGGGAGACTCAGCCGCCCTAGATTTAAGAAAAGTTTGGCAGCAGCATCATATAGGATAAGAAACAGAGCAACTGATAATATTAAGAAACGTATCCAAGCAACCAAGTCACTTAGTACTGGTGGGTTGAGCGTGCTGCCTCAAGTAGCTGAAACTGCAAGTCTTGGTAGGTTGGCTGAATCTCAATGTTCGGCTGTGGCAAAAATTTTGTTTTCTGAGATACAGAAAACAAAACCTTGCCCCAGCAACTTTGACATTTTATCCATTGCTCGCTCCACTTGCTGCAAGATTGGCCTTAAAGCCTCTCTAGGGGTAAAGTTTGAAGTATTGCCAGACCATTTGTATCTAAAAGCAGCAAAACTCTGCAGTGAGAATAACATTTATTTGAACTGGCACCAAGATGGATTCATATGTCCCAAAGGATGCAAGGCATCCGATGATTCATTCCTTCTGTCTCCTGTGAAACCCCTTGCAAATGGAGTGGTAAACATATCGAAACGTTCTTCAGAACCGGTGGATGACAAATGGCAGGTGGATGAGTGCCATTATGTCATAAATTCAATTGACTTGAGGCAGCCATCCATACAAAAGGGCCGTGTACTTTGTGATGATATAAGCTTTGGGAAGGAATCAATTCCGGTGACCTGCATAGCTGATGACAGTCTATCAGATTCTGATACCATCCCTGAGGGTAGTTCTGATTGTCAATATTATAGACATATGCCTTGGGAGAACTTTAAATATATTACAAAGCCCTTGCTTGATCAATCCCTTTCTCTTGATGCCCAGGTATTTCTTCTTGCAAAGTGTATTCTCCTTGACACTCATGTATATTGGTTATTATGGTCATTGTGAGTTGTGAACTGAAAATGTTTGTATTAAATCTTTCCCTGCTGTTTCTACACCCTATCACCACACAAGTGCAAACACATTATGATAACCTTCTACACAGAAAATCCATTTCTCTTTGAAACCTACTAGTGTGCTTGTGGATGGTGTTTGCATTTTCTTTCTTATTTATTAATGCATTTATATGATACTGTCTCTAG
The genomic region above belongs to Humulus lupulus chromosome 1, drHumLupu1.1, whole genome shotgun sequence and contains:
- the LOC133812537 gene encoding histone-lysine N-methyltransferase SUVR5 isoform X1 gives rise to the protein MEVISCSEVQYHGESDCPQQSLGKDLSNGKDSNLEEHGQKVYLTESRVDDVLQCVERPQTEMQVLVPATVDETQASVGNCNGASHGYDDGDNEDNDDDESNANGQNYCEDTCLVAENCHLIVDAIENELPNNIREGESSFIEPMLLKEDESVALWVKWRGKWQAGIRCARADWPLSTLRAKPTHDRKKYFVIFFPHTRNYSWADMLLVRSIIEYPQPIAYKTHKIGLKMVKDLTVARRFIMQKLAVGMLNIVDQFHTEALIEAARDVVVWREFAMEASHCNGYSDLGRMLLKLQNMILKCYINSDWLQNSFNTWEQRCQNAHSAESIEMLKEELFDSIQWNEVHSLRDALVQPTLGSEWKTWKQEVMKWFSTSHPLTSGGDQQQESSDGPLTPSLQVSRKRPKLEVRRAETHAFQVESRESNQSGNLEIDSDFFDHRDIINGATLASEPRKEEDLTEVAVSTDSPGTAANKWNEGIVEKENGVGRQTNDVEMTPVDQVTPSKSAEFGSKNRQCIAYIESKGRQCVRWANDGDVYCCVHLSSRFMGNSGRAEMTLSSDTPMCEGTTVLGTRCKHRSLPGTSFCKKHGPKSDMKVSNFSENELKRKYEENNPSLESTRCHDIVLVGDVESSLQVDPVPVMGSEGFHGRNNTIENAEHLVKDYDNPDMLHCIGACLPNNIIPCVESQKRHLSYCEKHLPSWLKRARNGKSRIISKEVFIDLLKDCHAQEQKVHLHQACEIFYRLFKSILSLRNPVPKEVQFQWALSEAFKENSVGGLFMKLVSTEKERLGRIWGFTADEDAQATSSVREESAPLPRVTDGNHDDEEAIKCKICLEEFLDDQALGNHLMDNHKKEAQWLFRGYACAICFDSFTNKKVVETHVQERHHVQFVEQCMLLQCIPCGSHFGNTEELWSHVISAHPVDFRLSKAAQQTLPTVDESPQKLELCSLASVENNSEKFSDSRRFICRFCGLKFDLLPDLGRHHQAAHMGPSLVSSRPAKRGVRYYAYRMKSGRLSRPRFKKSLAAASYRIRNRATDNIKKRIQATKSLSTGGLSVLPQVAETASLGRLAESQCSAVAKILFSEIQKTKPCPSNFDILSIARSTCCKIGLKASLGVKFEVLPDHLYLKAAKLCSENNIYLNWHQDGFICPKGCKASDDSFLLSPVKPLANGVVNISKRSSEPVDDKWQVDECHYVINSIDLRQPSIQKGRVLCDDISFGKESIPVTCIADDSLSDSDTIPEGSSDCQYYRHMPWENFKYITKPLLDQSLSLDAQSFQLGCTCLHRTCCPKTCDHVYLFDNDYDDARDIYGKPMCGRFPYDDKGRIILEEGYLVYECNQMCSCPRTCPNRVLQNGVRVKLEVYKTEKKGWAVRAGESVLRGTFICEYIGEVLDEHEANMRRKRYGKEGCSFLYEIDSHVNDMSRLIECQARYAIDATQYGNVARFINHSCLPNLVSHQVLVESMDCQRAHIGLYANRDISLGEELTYDYRYALLPGEGCLCQCGSPACRGRLH
- the LOC133812537 gene encoding histone-lysine N-methyltransferase SUVR5 isoform X2 gives rise to the protein MILKCYINSDWLQNSFNTWEQRCQNAHSAESIEMLKEELFDSIQWNEVHSLRDALVQPTLGSEWKTWKQEVMKWFSTSHPLTSGGDQQQESSDGPLTPSLQVSRKRPKLEVRRAETHAFQVESRESNQSGNLEIDSDFFDHRDIINGATLASEPRKEEDLTEVAVSTDSPGTAANKWNEGIVEKENGVGRQTNDVEMTPVDQVTPSKSAEFGSKNRQCIAYIESKGRQCVRWANDGDVYCCVHLSSRFMGNSGRAEMTLSSDTPMCEGTTVLGTRCKHRSLPGTSFCKKHGPKSDMKVSNFSENELKRKYEENNPSLESTRCHDIVLVGDVESSLQVDPVPVMGSEGFHGRNNTIENAEHLVKDYDNPDMLHCIGACLPNNIIPCVESQKRHLSYCEKHLPSWLKRARNGKSRIISKEVFIDLLKDCHAQEQKVHLHQACEIFYRLFKSILSLRNPVPKEVQFQWALSEAFKENSVGGLFMKLVSTEKERLGRIWGFTADEDAQATSSVREESAPLPRVTDGNHDDEEAIKCKICLEEFLDDQALGNHLMDNHKKEAQWLFRGYACAICFDSFTNKKVVETHVQERHHVQFVEQCMLLQCIPCGSHFGNTEELWSHVISAHPVDFRLSKAAQQTLPTVDESPQKLELCSLASVENNSEKFSDSRRFICRFCGLKFDLLPDLGRHHQAAHMGPSLVSSRPAKRGVRYYAYRMKSGRLSRPRFKKSLAAASYRIRNRATDNIKKRIQATKSLSTGGLSVLPQVAETASLGRLAESQCSAVAKILFSEIQKTKPCPSNFDILSIARSTCCKIGLKASLGVKFEVLPDHLYLKAAKLCSENNIYLNWHQDGFICPKGCKASDDSFLLSPVKPLANGVVNISKRSSEPVDDKWQVDECHYVINSIDLRQPSIQKGRVLCDDISFGKESIPVTCIADDSLSDSDTIPEGSSDCQYYRHMPWENFKYITKPLLDQSLSLDAQSFQLGCTCLHRTCCPKTCDHVYLFDNDYDDARDIYGKPMCGRFPYDDKGRIILEEGYLVYECNQMCSCPRTCPNRVLQNGVRVKLEVYKTEKKGWAVRAGESVLRGTFICEYIGEVLDEHEANMRRKRYGKEGCSFLYEIDSHVNDMSRLIECQARYAIDATQYGNVARFINHSCLPNLVSHQVLVESMDCQRAHIGLYANRDISLGEELTYDYRYALLPGEGCLCQCGSPACRGRLH